From the genome of Lytechinus pictus isolate F3 Inbred chromosome 4, Lp3.0, whole genome shotgun sequence:
ATTCGCATGCTTCATAACCTAAATACCGATACTAACCCAACGGGTGCCTGCTCGCCCCGGCTATCGCATCGCTACTGTACGTGAATACCGTACTGTGCATACCCAATGCACTGTCACAGCAAACGAAGCCGTGTTGTGAGAAGGAGCGAGATGCCAACGGTAACTGTAAACGATCAAATATAGCCTGAATAAGTTATAACTGTGTTCAATCACTGGCACAGAGGTCTGCATCAGAAGATCAACATACACTAAAAGTTGATAAAACCTAAATTACTTAATTTTCTGGACTGGAGTGTGAacaatgaattaatattttcctAATATTAATTGTAAATCTGAAGTGTGAGAAGTGAGTGGGAGTGACCAGCATTTTCACTGCATGAAACACCTAATGACATTCACACAGGATTGTGAGTGCGTTACAGGTATCATCACCAGTCGACCTGTGACTGTAAGGAGCGTTCACACGAGGATATAATCAGACATTAATATCTACACTCATTCGTTTAAATACCTAATACGTACAGCGAACATACACAATGATTAGTGGAAAATATCCAGAAATGAACTGGGAGGCAACAGACCTACCCGAAGAGTTCCAGCTTTTCAGACAAAGAATGGAGCTGATTCTAGCAGACCAAGACATAACTGATCAGTGAAAAGTGGCTATAAAAGTCAAGATTGCTGTAGGCAATGAAGGCTTGCGTCGAATCAATGCATCGGGGCTATCAGAGACCGATAAAGAAAAACTGCAAGAGCCATGGAGACTATTAGAGGCACAGTTACAGGTCAATATCAATTTTCGCATACACCGCTTAGAGCTAATGCGGTACAGGCAGAAACCAGATGAAACGATCGATGAATTCGTAACCAGGTGTAGGGACAAAGCCGAAAATTGCGATTTCGAGGAAGCTGAGTTAAATGAGCGAATCATGGAGCTAGTGATTGCGTCAACTCCAAGTCTCGAATTCCAAAAGCCATTGCTAGATCAACCGAAAGGTTACAAGGTCGAACAAATTTTGGTAGAAGGTCGTAAATATGAGGCAGTCGCTGCGAGCCGACAATGTCTTGAGACACTAAACCCTAAAGAGAATATCGATTCGTTCAAGCGTAACCAGGGACGAAAAGCATGTGGTAACTGCGGACGTTTCCACAAACCTCGTCAGTGCCCTGCATATGACGATGAGTGCTGTGCCTGTGGCACCAAGGGCCATTGGGCCAAATTCTGTCGTAAATCGAAAAATGATCGTAGTCGTAAACAGAATCGTAGATCAGATGACCGAAGATCCGACACGGTATCTGATGATCGtaaaccaaaacaaaacaaatcacgATCAAAGTCGAAAAGTCGTAAGAGTAAACCAATGAGCGAAATGGACATAACACATGATACTACCAcagatcatgatcattatcaatctACAGATAGTCCATTCAACGTAGCACAATTCGACACCATACACACTAATGGACCACACACAGTTGTAAATCCAGAAGGTACTGTAGCATTTGCTAACATTGACATAATATGCCCACAGAGAGTAGGTCAACATAAGCTTTACCTAAAAGTGGACTCGGGGGCAAGTGCTAACACTATCACAGTACGTACCGCCAATGCAATATACGGTCCCAAGTGGGAATCGGTAGTAAAACAAACAACAATAAAACTTACAGCTTACGGAGAGACATCAATTCCATGTAAGGGTACACTAGACATAAAGTGTAGATACAAGAGTACAAAATGGTCAACACAGACATTCTATGTAGCAGATGTCAATGGTCCAGCGATCCTAGGGTTGTTATGTTGCACTGACCTTGGAATTATCACAATTCACTCAATGCACAACAAAACACCTACACCCAATCCTAAACCTAAACAAACACCTATCACAAGTGTAAGGGATCTCAAATAAGAATATCCGAATCAGTTTGACGCTATTGGTAGTTTCCGGGGGAAGGCAATGCTTCATGTCAAGGACGATGCTAAACCTACCATAGACGCACCCCGCAAGTGCAGCGTACACTTGAAAGACAAAATCAAGGCGGAACTGGACAGTATGGAGCAGCAAGGAGTCATCAGAAAAATCGAGTACCACACCGATTGGTGCAGCTCCATGACCACTGTAGTGAAGAAAGATGGATCCATCAGGATTTGTCTTGACCCCAGGAGGTTAAATGATGCCTTGAAGAGATGCCCGCACAAGGTACCAACCTTGGAAGAGGTCCAACCTGTCTTCGCAGGAGCTCAGTACTTCTCTCAGTTAGACGCGAAGGCTGGTTACTGGTCGGTTCACCTATCAGAGGAGTGCCAGGATCTCACCACATTCCGTACACCATTTGGAAGGTACTGCTTCCAAAGATTACCATTTGGGTTATGTACTAGTCAGGATATCTTCCAGCAGCATATGGATAGGATCGTCCAAAATGTGCCAGGCTGCATATGCATCGCAGATGACATAGCAATCGTAGGAAGAACGGAGGAGGAACATGATAGGAATCTCTACTTACTCATGGAGACGGCAAAGCAAGAAGGCTTAGTGTTCAACAGCTCCAAGTGTAGTATCAAGAAGTAAGCCATCAACTTCTTTGGTTCCAAGTACACTAGATCAGGTATCTACCCAGATCCGAGCAAGGTAGAAGCTATCACATCAATGCCATCACCCAAGGACAAGGAAGATGTTCAGAGATGCCTAGGATTATTCACATACCTAGCAGCATACATTCCTAACTTCTCAGAGAAGTCAGCGCCACTTCGAGAACTTCTACACAAGGAAGTACCATTCATCTGGGACGATGATCACGAACATTCCTTGAACAGCCTGAAAAGTGCAGTATCATCAGGTGCATGTCTACAATTCTATGACCCAAAGAAAGAGACGACTCTTGAGGTAGATGCATCGATGAAAAGGCTAGGAGCATGCCTGCTCCAGCAAGGCAAACCAGTTGCATTTGCATCCAAAAGTCTTTCCACTGCACAGTCCAACTATTCCAACATAGAGAGGGAAACCTTAGCCCTAGTGTTTGGTATCAACCGCTTCCATACATATCTGTTCGGGAAGGAATTCACCGTCATAACAGATCACAGACCATTGGAGATGATATGGAAGAAACCTCTTAGAAGTGCACCATCACGTCTACAGAGATTGCTTATTAAAGTCCAAGGATACCAATGTCAAGTCAAGTATCGACCAGGAAAAGACATGATTCTTTCCGATACCTTGAGCCGACTTCCTAATCCCAAGGAAGCACGCGATGTTCCGCTTGATGTCAGAGTGGAATCCATCTGCTCTGAAGCCGAAGATTCGCACCAGATTGACTTGATATACTTCGGACAACACAAGAGAACAGAGCTTCAGAGAGAAACAGCTAATGACCATGTTCTCAGATCACTATGGCAAATAGTCACTCAGGGATGGCCTGAGACCATCCACGAATTGCCGACATCCCTTCGTCAATTTTGGTCTTACAGAGATGAAATCGGAGTACTCTTCAAGGGAAGTCAAGTCATCATACCGAAGACACTAAGGAATGACATCCTTAGACAGCTTCACCTAGGACACATGGGAATCGAAAGCACGAGGCGACTTGCTCATGAGACAGTGTTCTGGCCAAACATCAACAAGGACATTGATCAGTTGATAAAGCAGTGTGAAACATGCCAGAAACACCAAGCAAGACAGCAGAAAGAGCCACTGCATTCCCATGATGTACCACCAGCACCATGGAACAGACTGGGAACCGACTTGTTCATGCTCAATAGACAAGAGTATCTACTCGTTACTGATTACTATTCCAAGTAtccgatcattgctaagctaaCCGATACATCCAGTGCAGCTATAGCAAGAGAGATGACGGGAATCTTCAGTCTGTTCGGTCCACCAGAAGAGATTGTGTCCGACAACGGTCCACAATTTGTCGGGAAACCATTCCAAGACATGTGCAAGAAGTGGAATATCAAGCACATCACTTCTTCACCGCACTATCCAAGATCCAACGGATTAGCTGAGAGAATGGTTCGTACAATCAAGAATCTGTTGACGAAGTGTTCTCAAACTAGCCAAGACAGTCAACTAGCCATGATGCACCTGAGAGCAACACCAGTTGACAATAACTTGAGATCACCAGCAGAGATGTTGTTTGGAAGACCCATCCGAACCACATTGCCAAGTCACTATCTTTCGAGAGATGCTGCTGCCACCGAGTTTCTCTTGAATAGGCAAGACAAAATGAAGGAAGTGCATGATCGACATGCAAGTTCTGATTTGCCACCACTGCATGTAGGACAGCCAGTGAGGGTTCTGCATCCAAGAGACCACACTTGGATACCAGCCAAGGTATCCAAGGTCTGTGAAGAACCTCGATCCTAAGAAGTTTCAACGCCGAACGGAGGAATCTTGAGGAGAAATAGATCTCACTTGAGGGAAGTTCCATCCACCAACCCAACTCCGAGGCGTGTGAGGTTTGACGAAGACCACTCCACAGAAACTCAACCAGAGGAAGACAATGTCCAACTCTAACGCTAATCAAcgctttttgactttctaatttactccattggctctcttttattagataagcagttttcagcagcttctttttgccgcTAATCAATCTCAACAGACATACTCACAAACTACGAGGTCTGGACGCACTATTCGCAAACCAGAGAGATTCATGTTTGAAGATTGAACATTATGAACACTCTAAACTCTCAAacgaagaagagaaagagaagaaagaagaacaacACTGAAGACATTAgtgttgtttaaaagtttattaTATGCATATATAATCATTGTACATTATTTTTGGTATGTCAAGATAGTGTTTATGAAATTATCAAAAAGACACTATAGCCAAAACTTATTGTTTGGAAATATTGATTTCAGGATCAATCCGGTTATTCAAATTATCATCAGCTTTGCACAAGATTGAAGTTATGTAAAATTGAAGATGCATACAGTTTATCACAAATTGATATTATTCTCACCAAACAATTTCTATATTATCTGATATATCATAACTAAGCCAAattaccaaaatttgcagaataccaaaaatattgtttgaaaacattgaaatttgaaattctcAATCTTATCAGAAGAAGGGGGATGTTACGATATCAGTATTGATATCTAAGCACTTCATACACCTCCCGCAACATGGATACCAAGCCTGTTGATTGACCTGCCTAGCTGGCCTGTATTAATAAACCTGTATATAAGTTCACTACCAAAGTCTCCACCAGAGTCCTTTGTATTGGATCAGTTGGGATAGTGATTCAGTGAAGATTGTTATGCCATCATTGTTGAGATGCAGGCCATCGTTGCTGAGATGGAATTTGCAGTCGATATTAGCATTGCTCTTGAATCTCCATCCACGTTGAGTTGTCAGAGCTTTGattctttgatttgtttcaTTAATTCGCTCAATTTCATCTCTGTGAAAGCATCGCCTACTGATGATCGAACTGATTGTGATTGATGAAACCAGCGAACATTCTTTTAGGATTTCATCGCATAGCGTTTCAAGCTTAGTTGTAATAATTTCAGGTTGATCGGTTGATACGTTGTTGGTACCAACATGAAGAATTACACTGTGGACAGAATGCTTGATGGCGAGTTGTTTTGTTCTCTCGAAGATGTCGTCGATTTTAGCTCCAGGTATTGTTTTACACAATACTCTCTTTGACTTGGAGAGCTTCTTTGGTTGGATGGGGCGCACCATCGAGTCCCCAACGATGAGTATGTCTGCTTTGAACTTGTCATCGGCAcatatttgtttatgtttttctCGATAAGCTATCTGTTTATCATAGCTTAGTGGTTCTTGTTGTTGATTTGAGGTCTTTTTTGAAGTTGATAAAACCTCTATTGTTGGATCATTAGGTGGGTTTAGTGTAATGTTCTTATCCAAGCTATTCAAAACTACCTCATCGATTGGCTTAGTCAATGTTTGGAGTTGATTTCTTTGTAATTGCTCGATGACGTTCATTCTGCTTTCAATAGCGGTAAGGCTATCAGGAATTGCTACTTGTCATCGGCActtatttgtttatgttttggtTCTCATCTACTCTAGATCCGCACCAAATGCATTTTCCGCTATTGTCAACGTCACTATTAAACGTTGACGTCACACCTTCAGTGAGAGTGGGACTTTGTTCTTCGGCGTCGTACATTCCgacaaaatcaagaaaatggcGTTCAGCGTCTTCTTCGCTCTCGTGCGTATCTGGCCAATTCTCTGAAGCATTAATAAGGCAGAAGTGTTTAAATATATCCTTATTCAAGCACTGTATATCAGTGCTTGAATTATCTAAGATGAATTCCCAATTTATTCTACTCACTTCAGTActaaattgtattattttttcttcattaatatGTCTAATAGTTTTGACAGACTCTGCATTTTGATTCGAGTTCACATCAAGAtcagaaatacaaaatataggcaTATGATCACTTACAGGGTAAGTAATAATTCCAGATGTATAATTTTCATTGGTGCTATTAACAAAAACATTGTCTAACAAGGATGAGCTTTCTAGAGTAATTCGAGTTGGTTTTGTTATGAgaggaaaaaatgaatagatattCATGTATTGTACAAAATAATTGGATGCCATTTCATCTTCaacaaaatgatttatattGAAGTCTCCCATTATATAACAAGGTTTCTGATAGTGAATAAGTTTGAATAGAATTGGTTCAAATGATTCCTTGAAGGCAAGAACAGGCTGACCAGGTGGTCTGTAAACTACACCAACTATGACATTATTTCTGTTACAAAAAATCTCAACAAATAGACTCTCTACTTCCGACTCAAATAGCTTTAAGTCTACACGTATTTTATATTTAAGTGATTTATAataaacatacaacttaataaaaattttgatacttttggcttcccatacttaaaccacaactttaaacctgagtttaagttaaacccgactttagaatacgggcccctatgtttattccataaaataaaaaagtcacAATTAAGAGGAATGTGAAAAAGTGGGCGTGGCTTATGTCTATGAAAGTAATTGCCTTAGAATTCCATACTAAATACACTCTCAACTACAAATTTTAGTAttcaatgcatacatgtataatacactATGTTTGTTTTCAAAACTCGAGAGGTGTCGCATTTATGTTCTATTACCTGTTCATGCCCCAAATTTGACCTTTTaagacctttaaatgacctgtGCGTGGCCTAAATGTTATGCaattaatttatttgaatttgagtATTCATTAGCTCTAATCTGATACCAAACTTGAtatgtttattatgtaaaatagaaaaatcataaTTGAGAGGAATGTGAAAAAGTGGGCGTGGCTTAAGACGTCAATAAAAAGAGATGCCCAATGGTGCCCAGGTGGCACCCTTCGGATTCTTGAAGAAGACATCCTATACTACCACTTAGGCAACAATATATATACCCAACTTGACGGTCATGTTGAGGTTCTACTGGACTATTTCTTCTGAGGAGAAGAGTTTCCCTCAGCCCTGATGGTGATGGCCTCTGTGTTTTCTTCTCCCTGTTTCCCTGCATACTTTGCTCTAGACATGCCTCCCCACAGTTGAATCTGTGTTGGTCTAGCATAGATTAAAGGGAtgtatcccagttattgatagtaaatcatgaaaatactgATATACTTATTTACAAAATAACTGGATACATCCCTTTAAGCCCTCCCACCGTCCCCTCGCCTTGCATGGCAACATGTCACCTCGGTTCGCACTCGTAAGAGGACGTGATGTCACTTTGAATGAGTGACTGGGCGTGCTGCTCTGGTCAGGGAGACGGGTCGTGATGTCACTTTGAATGAGTGACTGGGCGTACTGCTCTGGTCAGGATGACGGGTCGTGATGTCACTTTGAATGAGTGACTGGGTGTGCTGCTCTGGTCAGGGAGACGGGTCGTGATGTCACTTTGAATGAGTGACTGGGCGTACTGCTCTGGTCAGGGAGACGGGTCGTGATGTCACTTTGAATGAGTGACAGGGCGTGCTGCTCTGGTCAGGGAGACGGGTCGTGATGTCACTTTGAATGAGTGACTGGGCGTACTGCTCTGGTCAGGGAGACGGGTCGTGATGTCACTTTGAAT
Proteins encoded in this window:
- the LOC129258603 gene encoding uncharacterized protein K02A2.6-like; the encoded protein is MPSPKDKEDVQRCLGLFTYLAAYIPNFSEKSAPLRELLHKEVPFIWDDDHEHSLNSLKSAVSSGACLQFYDPKKETTLEVDASMKRLGACLLQQGKPVAFASKSLSTAQSNYSNIERETLALVFGINRFHTYLFGKEFTVITDHRPLEMIWKKPLRSAPSRLQRLLIKVQGYQCQVKYRPGKDMILSDTLSRLPNPKEARDVPLDVRVESICSEAEDSHQIDLIYFGQHKRTELQRETANDHVLRSLWQIVTQGWPETIHELPTSLRQFWSYRDEIGVLFKGSQVIIPKTLRNDILRQLHLGHMGIESTRRLAHETVFWPNINKDIDQLIKQCETCQKHQARQQKEPLHSHDVPPAPWNRLGTDLFMLNRQEYLLVTDYYSKYPIIAKLTDTSSAAIAREMTGIFSLFGPPEEIVSDNGPQFVGKPFQDMCKKWNIKHITSSPHYPRSNGLAERMVRTIKNLLTKCSQTSQDSQLAMMHLRATPVDNNLRSPAEMLFGRPIRTTLPSHYLSRDAAATEFLLNRQDKMKEVHDRHASSDLPPLHVGQPVRVLHPRDHTWIPAKVSKVCEEPRS